A window from Chaetodon trifascialis isolate fChaTrf1 chromosome 5, fChaTrf1.hap1, whole genome shotgun sequence encodes these proteins:
- the scyl1 gene encoding N-terminal kinase-like protein isoform X1, producing MWSFFARDPVKDFAYEILPDTQEKSGIWTLHRGKRKTNGEPVSVFVYEVTQGTEQQTQLAKAAFKRMKTLRHPNILAYVDGLEVYTEKSLYLVTEQVTPLAVHLKTQAEKGGAGDLEVSWGLHQIVKALSFLINDCHLLHNNLGVWSVFVDRAGEWKLGALDHVAPEQGDPSGVSLPTPKAVYPDMEKYDPPEMPNSSGEKWAGEVWRLGCLIWEVFNGPLPRTSSLRSLGKIPKALVPHYCELVGANPRARPNPARFLQNSRAPGGFLSNSFVESNLFLEEIQIKEPAEKQQFFQDLSDNLDSFPEDFCKHKVLPQLLTAFEFGNAGAVVLTPLFKVGKFLSAEEYQQKIIPVIVKMFSSTDRAMRIRLLQQMEQFIQYLNEAAVNSQIFPHVVHGFTDTNPAIREQTVKSMLLLAPKLNETNLNQELMRHFARLQARDEQGPIRCNTTVCLGKIASYLNAGTRQRVLISAFSRATKDPFPASRSAGVLGFAATHNYYSVTEIAARILPTLCTITVDPDKSVRDQAFKAIKSFLSKLETVSEDPTKLADIEKDVASCAQPAGASSSWAGWAVTGMSSLTSKLIRNAPGTEGGPAAEGSEPASNTTLTSATDDAPAPGSEDKTPQASLTHHAASQRANQSQTLEVTDNDDEPIGDRWDEEEDWGSLEEPEKAHTEPDDWNSDWSGMAASKKKASDRVGRSSASAAVKKQSSDWSSSGWDADDSWSNEKEGQGQSSAGEEGWGNDWGEEDTDTTLTNTTLSLPEGVRLASDYNWDTSSNGAKGASQNDMFGSISQRNTASTAATTAGDGWGAEATGDWGAEESWESVDGNQGLSKAELSKKKREERRKELEAKRAERKAAKGPLKLGARKLD from the exons atgTGGTCCTTTTTTGCCAGGGATCCTGTCAAAGACTTCGCATATGAAATTCTTCCAGACACCCAAGAAAAGTCTGGAATATGGACTCTACATCGGGGGAAGCGAAAG ACCAATGGAGAGCCAGTGTCGGTGTTTGTGTACGAGGTAACACAAGGAACAGAGCAGCAAACCCAACTAGCCAAGGCTGCCTTCAAGCGTATGAAGACCCTGCGCCACCCTAACATCCTGGCTTATGTCGATGGATTGGAGgtatat acagagaagagccTGTACCTGGTTACTGAGCAGGTGACACCCCTGGCAGTCCACCTTAAGACCCAGGCAGAGAAGGGTGGAGCTGGGGACCTGGAGGTCTCCTGGGGACTGCACCAGATAGTG AAAGCTCTAAGTTTCCTCATTAATGACTGCCACCTGCTCCATAACAACTTGGGTGTGTGGTCTGTTTTTGTGGATCGAGCTGGGGAGTGGAAGCTCGGTGCCCTCGACCATGTGGCCCCTGAGCAGGGTGATCCAAGCGGGGTCTCACTCCCTACTCCCAAGGCTGTTTACCCAGACATGGAGAAATATGACCCACCAGAGATGCCAAATAGCAGCGGAGAGAAATG GGCAGGGGAGGTGTGGCGGCTAGGCTGCCTCATCTGGGAGGTGTTCAACGGGCCGCTGCCTCGCACGTCCTCTCTTCGTTCACTGGGAAAG ATCCCGAAGGCCCTGGTCCCTCATTACTGTGAGCTGGTGGGGGCTAACCCCAGAGCTCGACCCAATCCAGCCCGCTTTCTCCAGAACTCTAGAGCCCCTGGGGGGTTCCTCAGTAACAGCTTTGTGGAGAGTAACCTTTTCCTGGAGGAGATACAG ATCAAGGAGCCGGCTGAGAAGCAGCAGTTCTTCCAGGATCTGAGCGACAATCTAGACTCCTTCCCTGAAGACTTCTGCAAGCACAAGGTCCTGCCTCAGCTGCTCACCGCCTTCGAGTTTGGCAATGCAGGCGCCGTAGTCCTCACACCGCTCTTCAAG gTGGGAAAGTTCCTGTCAGCAGAGGAGTACCAACAGAAGATCATCCCTGTTATCGTGAAGATGTTTTCCTCCACAGACAGAGCCATGAGGATacggctgctgcagcag atGGAGCAGTTCATTCAGTATCTGAATGAGGCAGCAGTCAATTCCCAGATTTTCCCTCATGTTGTCCACGGCTTCACGGACACCAACCCTGCCATCAGAGAACAGACTGTGAAG TCTATGTTGCTGTTGGCTCCCAAGCTGAACGAGACCAATCTGAACCAGGAGCTGATGCGTCACTTTGCCCGGCTGCAGGCCAGAGACGAACAAGGCCCGATCCGGTGCAACACCACCGTATGCCTGGGAAAGATCGCCTCCTACCTCAACGCCGGG ACTCGTCAACGTGTTCTGATTTCTGCCTTTTCACGAGCCACTAAAGACCCCTTCCCAGCTTCACGCTCCGCTGGAGTTCTTGGCTTTGCCGCCACACACAACTACTACAGTGTAACAGAGATCGCCGCCCGGATCCTGCCCACGCTCTGCACCATCACAGTTGATCCAGATAAGAGCGTCAGGGACCAG gcaTTTAAAGCCATCAAGAGTTTCCTTTCCAAGCTGGAGACTGTGTCAGAAGACCCCACCAAGCTGGCTGATATAG AAAAGGACGTAGCGTCGTGCGCTCAGCCTGCAGGTGCCTCTTCCAGCTGGGCCGGCTGGGCCGTGACCGGCATGTCCTCACTAACATCTAAGCTGATCCGCAACGCTCCAGGGACTGAAGGGGGGCCAGCGGCTGAGGGCAGCGAGCCTGCCAGTAATACCACCCTTACCAGTGCCACTGATGACGCACCTGCACCTG GTTCTGAAGATAAAACTCCACAAGCCTCTCTGACTCACCATGCAGCCTCTCAACGTGCCAACCAATCACAGACTCTTGAAGTAACAGACAATGATGATGAGCCAATAGGTGACCgctgggatgaagaggaggactgGGGAAGCTTGGAG GAGCCAGAGAAGGCTCACACTGAGCCAGATGACTGGAACAGTGACTGGTCAGGAATGGCAGCATCCAAAAAGAAGGCCAGTGACAGA GTCGGCCGGTCTTCGGCCTCCGCAGCGGTGAAAAAGCAGAGCTCTGACTGGAGCAGCTCAGGCTGGGACGCTGACGACAGCTGGTCCAACGAGAAGGAAGGGCAGGGTCAGAGCTCTGCGGGCGAGGAAGGCTGGGGCAATGACTGGGGCGAGGAGGACACGGACACAACCTTGACCAACACGACGCTCTCCCTGCCCGAAGGGGTGCGCTTAGCCAGCGATTACAACTGGGACACCAGCAGCAACGGAGCCAAGGGGGCCAGTCAGAACGACATGTTCGGTAGCATATCCCAGAGAAACACAGCCAGCACGGCTGCCACCAcg GCTGGCGATGGCTGGGGTGCAGAGGCTACCGGAGACTGGGGAGCTGAGGAGAGCTGGGAGTCAGTGGATGGAAACCAGG GTCTCAGCAAGGCCGAGCTGTCCAAGAAGAAacgcgaggagaggaggaaagagctgGAGGCCAAACGGGCGGAGCGCAAAGCTGCTAAAGGTCCTCTCAAACTGGGCGCACGCAAGCTGGACTGA
- the rom1b gene encoding rod outer segment membrane protein 1b — MVLLKMKFTQQRRVRLAQGLWLLSWLAVMCGTFIFCLGLYLKTELLRRAEVMDNTEIHVVPNILIMVGLASIGTNWVASRVCQDSLDASRFPRWKVLLLAWFATAALLCCLLIAVVVLSYALQGRLEESLKVGLRNGIRFYKDTDVPGRCFQKETIDRLQMEFRCCGNNNFKDWFEVQWVSNRYLDFTSKDVKDRIRSNVDGRYLLDGVPFSCCNPASPRPCLQYRLTDNGAHFSYDYQTEELNLHSRGCRQALIDYYMDLMNSTGPGVLSVILIQMSVLLSLRYLQTSVEGAMALENPEDDSEGYLLEKDVKSTLEDLKAKALTMLKFGQVDAEASPEDTEKGADNTAEKAASPSPAS, encoded by the exons ATGGTGCTGTTGAAGATGAAGTTCACCCAACAGCGGCGGGTGCGTCTGGCCCAGGGCCTGTGGCTGCTGTCCTGGCTCGCAGTGATGTGTGGGACCTTCATCTTTTGCCTGGGGCTTTACCTTAAGACAGAGCTGCTCCGAAGGGCCGAG GTGATGGACAACACAGAGATCCACGTGGTGCCCAACATCCTGATAATGGTGGGCCTGGCCTCCATTGGCACCAACTGGGTTGCCAGTCGTGTGTGTCAGGACTCCTTGGACGCAAGCCGCTTCCCCCGTTGGAAAGTTCTCCTGCTGGCTTGGTTTGCCACAGCTGCACTGCTCTGTTGTCTGCTCATCGCTGTTGTGGTGCTCAGTTATGCCCTGCAAGGACGCCTGGAGGAGTCCCTGAAG GTGGGCCTGAGGAATGGTATTCGTTTCTACAAGGACACAGATGTGCCGGGGCGCTGTTTTCAGAAAGAGACCATTGATCGTCTGCAGATGGAGTTTCGCTGTTGTGGAAATAACAACTTCAAGGATTGGTTTGAAGTTCAGTGGGTCAGCAACAGATACCTGGACTTCACCTCTAAGGACGTCAAGGA CCGTATCCGGAGTAACGTGGACGGCCGTTACCTGTTGGACGGCGTTCCTTTCAGCTGCTGTAACCCCGCCTCCCCTCGCCCCTGCCTGCAGTACCGCCTGACGGACAACGGTGCCCACTTCAGCTATGACTACCAAACAGAGGAGCTCAACCTGCACAGCCGCGGCTGTAGGCAGGCTCTGATCGACTACTACATGGACTTGATGAATTCGACTGGTCCTGGTGTGCTGTCAGTCATCTTGATACAG ATGTCAGTGCTTCTGAGCCTGAGGTACCTGCAGACGTCCGTGGAAGGAGCCATGGCTCTGGAGAACCCAGAGGACGACAGTGAGGGTTATCTCCTGGAGAAGGATGTGAAGTCAACCTTGGAAGACCTCAAAGCCAAAGCCCTCACCATGCTTAAGTTCGGGCAGGTTGACGCCGAAGCGTCCCCTGAAGACACCGAGAAGGGTGCTGATAACACCGCGGAGAAGGCTGCCTCCCCTTCTCCTGCCAGCTAG
- the LOC139331268 gene encoding uncharacterized protein encodes MEKFFKPVHSPCGPDEIMKPRKHHHHHHPHHHQDPQSHRYTMFDDTDRNTDESHGRHRHHQHSHYLHDSHHHDAHHRHQTQQFHHSEEDEILYNHETPVSRAYSSSLSSSSSSSSFSSWYTEESANDPFSLRHAEQPQHSLSCSNIADVRRGFREDEPIVFATIKHGKNGSVCNEIHGSPQKRGKHVLSSLDRGHSRSDEGPLQGTESDIGGERSRAPHMNYGPLYKTVSLNRSLAFSEEDILLGVSKGPKRAVSSSQLPSKGILKNKEPLTDIRKAKSMEVLSPRVPKGQDPSGEKGNGLTQVEIQQARANFVQGKLQFSAFLDEITKQVISPSDLTILGVHNNKATGKTPAPTQTPGPVKPQLPPKKHRESSGEERERPPKQHSRHEKAARSSSRKHSDGSNPDKLISYAAKNHHGSPPPHHYPHSSGLNTHHGSNCKDRRPSPTGGSLSGVRYTRCGPHLTDGTSTSPEPSQPKQRHHRKQQPAASYSQHTQHLPQHQPQQVHPGPAVGPGLGSESSSTKSDSSRARDTASTATSHSSEHSGRHHSQHVGHSKQCRDTLCDADRLQALQEENADLHQNLLQTVVCIESLEAELQRTKDELSHVKEKYKSLLETHSGTKQANNLLGEHLHIASESLSSERKYLLNRVSQLSSELEDAHRTMAALENINVPCLIKELLEKHFDSPEAMKKLLTTAAPISHSASTPQAGQSHAPKMDEASHDWLTKSEAGPQRVTAFIPFKQGLQTAGSEGSLSGQNESSHSPPFSVADISTAICKNLAASYAARPQPLYPQSQQQPPLGTDHADTPPHLQQAHVGGDSWSGKGGVKVTLLEQDVVDVTSMSAQQILDEFMQQLQPHKEAGGGKEQQDGQEWAGGAEQTGKVAD; translated from the exons ATGGAGAAGTTTTTCAAGCCTGTTCACAGCCCCTGTGGTCCAGACGAGATCATGAAGCCACGGAagcaccaccaccatcatcaccctCACCATCACCAAGACCCTCAGTCACACAG GTACACAATGTTCgatgacacagacagaaatacagatgaAAGTCATGGGCGACACCGTCACCATCAACACAGTCACTATCTCCATGACAGCCATCATCACGATGCCCACCATCGCCATCAAACACAACAATTTCACCACAGTGAAGAAGATGAGATACTCTACAACCATGAAACGCCTGTCTCCAGGGCCTACTCCTcttccctttcttcctcctcctcctcctcctctttttcctcttggtACACGGAGGAGAGTGCAAATGATCCTTTCTCTCTCCGTCATGCTGAGCAGCCACAGCATTCCCTGTCCTGCTCTAATATTGCAGATGTGCGCAGAGGCTTCAGGGAAGACGAGCCTATTGTCTTTGCCACcatcaaacatggaaaaaatggCAGTGTGTGTAATGAGATACACGGGAGCCCACAAAAGAGGGGAAAGCATGTTTTGTCTTCTCTTGACCGAGGTCACAGCAGAAGCGATGAAGGTCCTCTGCAGGGTACTGAAAGTGACATTGGAGGAGAACGTTCCAGAGCACCGCACATGAACTATGGACCTCTTTATAAGACAGTTAGTTTGAACCGAAGCCTGGCTTTCAGTGAAGAGGACATTCTGTTAGGGGTCTCCAAGGGCCCCAAGAGAGCAGTGTCCTCCAGCCAGCTACCCAGCAAAGGCATCCTCAAAAACAAGGAGCCTCTCACTGACATTCGCAAGGCTAAGTCAATGGAGGTTCTGTCACCTAGAGTTCCCAAAGGGCAAGATCCCTCTGGAGAGAAGGGGAACGGGCTCACTCAAGTGGAGATACAGCAAGCCAGGGCAAATTTTGTGCAGGGGAAGTTGCAATTCTCAGCCTTTCTAGATGAGATTACTAAACAGGTTATAAGTCCATCGGATCTCACCATCCTGGGTGTACACAATAATAAAGCTACTGGGAAGACACCAGCCCCAACCCAAACACCTGGCCCAGTCAAGCCTCAGCTCCCACcgaagaaacacagagagagctcaggggaggagagagagcggcCTCCGAAACAGCACAGCAGGCATGAGAAAGCAGCTCGCAGCAGCTCTCGGAAACACTCCGACGGCTCCAACCCCGACAAACTGATCTCGTACGCAGCTAAGAACCATCACGGCAGCCCCCCGCCTCATCACTACCCCCACTCTTCCGGCCTTAATACCCACCATGGAAGCAACTGTAAAGACAGGAGGCCGTCGCCCACTGGAGGCTCCTTGTCAGGGGTCAGATATACTAGATGTGGCCCTCACCTCACAGATGGCACCAGCACCAGCCCAGAACCCAGCCAGCCCAAACAACGCCACCACCGCAAACAGCAGCCCGCTGCCTCCTACAGTCAGCATACCCAGCACCTCCCTCAGCACCAGCCTCAACAGGTGCACCCCGGCCCTGCTGTAGGGCCGGGCCTCGGATCTGAATCTTCATCCACAAAATCGGATTCATCCAGGGCCAGAGACACAGCCTCCACAGCCACCAGCCACAGCTCGGAGCACAGCGGTCGACACCATTCACAGCATGTGGGGCACTCTAAACAATGCAGG GACACGCTGTGTGATGCCGATCGTCTCCA GGCGCTGCAGGAGGAGAATGCTGATCTTCACCAGAACTTGTTGCAGACTGTGGTTTGCATCGAGAGCCTGGAGGCGGAGTTGCAGAGGACCAAGGACGAGCTCAGCCATGTCAAAGAGAAATATAAAAG CCTTCTAGAGACCCACTCTGGGACCAAGCAGGCCAATAACCTGCTGGGGGAACACCTGCATATAGCG TCAGAGAGCCTGAGCAGTGAGAGGAAGTACCTACTAAACCGCGTGTCCCAGCTGAGCTCAGAGTTGGAGGACGCGCACAGGACCATGGCAGCCCTGGAGAACATCAAT GTGCCCTGCTTGATAAAGGAGTTACTGGAGAAGCACTTTGATTCGCCCGAGGCCATGAAGAAGCTTCTGACGACTGCTGCTCCAATCAGCCATTCTGCCAGCACTCCACAAGCAGGCCAATCCCACGCTCCTAAAATGGATGAAGCATCACATGATTGGCTGACAAAATCAGAGGCAGGTCCACAGAGGGTAACGGCCTTCATACCATTTAAACAGGGGCTGCAGACAGCGGGAAGTGAAGGAAGTCTCTCAGGCCAGAATGAGTCCAGCCACAGCCCACCTTTCTCTGTAGCTGACATCAGCACTGCTATCTGTAAAAATCTGGCTGCCAGTTATGCTGCCAGACCACAACCTCTCTACCCCCAAAGCCAACAGCAGCCTCCCCTGGGCACTGACCATGCTGACACCCCTCCACACCTCCAGCAGGCCCACGTGGGTGGTGACAGCTGGAgtggaaagggaggggtgaaAGTAACACTTTTGGAGCAGGACGTTGTGGATGTGACATCCATGTCAGCCCAGCAGATCCTGGATGAGTttatgcagcagctgcagccccATAAGGAGGCGGGTGGAGGGAAGGAGCAGCAGGACGGCCAGGAGTGGGCGGGTGGAGCGGAACAGACAGGCAAAGTGGCAGACTGA
- the scyl1 gene encoding N-terminal kinase-like protein isoform X2, with translation MWSFFARDPVKDFAYEILPDTQEKSGIWTLHRGKRKTNGEPVSVFVYEVTQGTEQQTQLAKAAFKRMKTLRHPNILAYVDGLETEKSLYLVTEQVTPLAVHLKTQAEKGGAGDLEVSWGLHQIVKALSFLINDCHLLHNNLGVWSVFVDRAGEWKLGALDHVAPEQGDPSGVSLPTPKAVYPDMEKYDPPEMPNSSGEKWAGEVWRLGCLIWEVFNGPLPRTSSLRSLGKIPKALVPHYCELVGANPRARPNPARFLQNSRAPGGFLSNSFVESNLFLEEIQIKEPAEKQQFFQDLSDNLDSFPEDFCKHKVLPQLLTAFEFGNAGAVVLTPLFKVGKFLSAEEYQQKIIPVIVKMFSSTDRAMRIRLLQQMEQFIQYLNEAAVNSQIFPHVVHGFTDTNPAIREQTVKSMLLLAPKLNETNLNQELMRHFARLQARDEQGPIRCNTTVCLGKIASYLNAGTRQRVLISAFSRATKDPFPASRSAGVLGFAATHNYYSVTEIAARILPTLCTITVDPDKSVRDQAFKAIKSFLSKLETVSEDPTKLADIEKDVASCAQPAGASSSWAGWAVTGMSSLTSKLIRNAPGTEGGPAAEGSEPASNTTLTSATDDAPAPGSEDKTPQASLTHHAASQRANQSQTLEVTDNDDEPIGDRWDEEEDWGSLEEPEKAHTEPDDWNSDWSGMAASKKKASDRVGRSSASAAVKKQSSDWSSSGWDADDSWSNEKEGQGQSSAGEEGWGNDWGEEDTDTTLTNTTLSLPEGVRLASDYNWDTSSNGAKGASQNDMFGSISQRNTASTAATTAGDGWGAEATGDWGAEESWESVDGNQGLSKAELSKKKREERRKELEAKRAERKAAKGPLKLGARKLD, from the exons atgTGGTCCTTTTTTGCCAGGGATCCTGTCAAAGACTTCGCATATGAAATTCTTCCAGACACCCAAGAAAAGTCTGGAATATGGACTCTACATCGGGGGAAGCGAAAG ACCAATGGAGAGCCAGTGTCGGTGTTTGTGTACGAGGTAACACAAGGAACAGAGCAGCAAACCCAACTAGCCAAGGCTGCCTTCAAGCGTATGAAGACCCTGCGCCACCCTAACATCCTGGCTTATGTCGATGGATTGGAG acagagaagagccTGTACCTGGTTACTGAGCAGGTGACACCCCTGGCAGTCCACCTTAAGACCCAGGCAGAGAAGGGTGGAGCTGGGGACCTGGAGGTCTCCTGGGGACTGCACCAGATAGTG AAAGCTCTAAGTTTCCTCATTAATGACTGCCACCTGCTCCATAACAACTTGGGTGTGTGGTCTGTTTTTGTGGATCGAGCTGGGGAGTGGAAGCTCGGTGCCCTCGACCATGTGGCCCCTGAGCAGGGTGATCCAAGCGGGGTCTCACTCCCTACTCCCAAGGCTGTTTACCCAGACATGGAGAAATATGACCCACCAGAGATGCCAAATAGCAGCGGAGAGAAATG GGCAGGGGAGGTGTGGCGGCTAGGCTGCCTCATCTGGGAGGTGTTCAACGGGCCGCTGCCTCGCACGTCCTCTCTTCGTTCACTGGGAAAG ATCCCGAAGGCCCTGGTCCCTCATTACTGTGAGCTGGTGGGGGCTAACCCCAGAGCTCGACCCAATCCAGCCCGCTTTCTCCAGAACTCTAGAGCCCCTGGGGGGTTCCTCAGTAACAGCTTTGTGGAGAGTAACCTTTTCCTGGAGGAGATACAG ATCAAGGAGCCGGCTGAGAAGCAGCAGTTCTTCCAGGATCTGAGCGACAATCTAGACTCCTTCCCTGAAGACTTCTGCAAGCACAAGGTCCTGCCTCAGCTGCTCACCGCCTTCGAGTTTGGCAATGCAGGCGCCGTAGTCCTCACACCGCTCTTCAAG gTGGGAAAGTTCCTGTCAGCAGAGGAGTACCAACAGAAGATCATCCCTGTTATCGTGAAGATGTTTTCCTCCACAGACAGAGCCATGAGGATacggctgctgcagcag atGGAGCAGTTCATTCAGTATCTGAATGAGGCAGCAGTCAATTCCCAGATTTTCCCTCATGTTGTCCACGGCTTCACGGACACCAACCCTGCCATCAGAGAACAGACTGTGAAG TCTATGTTGCTGTTGGCTCCCAAGCTGAACGAGACCAATCTGAACCAGGAGCTGATGCGTCACTTTGCCCGGCTGCAGGCCAGAGACGAACAAGGCCCGATCCGGTGCAACACCACCGTATGCCTGGGAAAGATCGCCTCCTACCTCAACGCCGGG ACTCGTCAACGTGTTCTGATTTCTGCCTTTTCACGAGCCACTAAAGACCCCTTCCCAGCTTCACGCTCCGCTGGAGTTCTTGGCTTTGCCGCCACACACAACTACTACAGTGTAACAGAGATCGCCGCCCGGATCCTGCCCACGCTCTGCACCATCACAGTTGATCCAGATAAGAGCGTCAGGGACCAG gcaTTTAAAGCCATCAAGAGTTTCCTTTCCAAGCTGGAGACTGTGTCAGAAGACCCCACCAAGCTGGCTGATATAG AAAAGGACGTAGCGTCGTGCGCTCAGCCTGCAGGTGCCTCTTCCAGCTGGGCCGGCTGGGCCGTGACCGGCATGTCCTCACTAACATCTAAGCTGATCCGCAACGCTCCAGGGACTGAAGGGGGGCCAGCGGCTGAGGGCAGCGAGCCTGCCAGTAATACCACCCTTACCAGTGCCACTGATGACGCACCTGCACCTG GTTCTGAAGATAAAACTCCACAAGCCTCTCTGACTCACCATGCAGCCTCTCAACGTGCCAACCAATCACAGACTCTTGAAGTAACAGACAATGATGATGAGCCAATAGGTGACCgctgggatgaagaggaggactgGGGAAGCTTGGAG GAGCCAGAGAAGGCTCACACTGAGCCAGATGACTGGAACAGTGACTGGTCAGGAATGGCAGCATCCAAAAAGAAGGCCAGTGACAGA GTCGGCCGGTCTTCGGCCTCCGCAGCGGTGAAAAAGCAGAGCTCTGACTGGAGCAGCTCAGGCTGGGACGCTGACGACAGCTGGTCCAACGAGAAGGAAGGGCAGGGTCAGAGCTCTGCGGGCGAGGAAGGCTGGGGCAATGACTGGGGCGAGGAGGACACGGACACAACCTTGACCAACACGACGCTCTCCCTGCCCGAAGGGGTGCGCTTAGCCAGCGATTACAACTGGGACACCAGCAGCAACGGAGCCAAGGGGGCCAGTCAGAACGACATGTTCGGTAGCATATCCCAGAGAAACACAGCCAGCACGGCTGCCACCAcg GCTGGCGATGGCTGGGGTGCAGAGGCTACCGGAGACTGGGGAGCTGAGGAGAGCTGGGAGTCAGTGGATGGAAACCAGG GTCTCAGCAAGGCCGAGCTGTCCAAGAAGAAacgcgaggagaggaggaaagagctgGAGGCCAAACGGGCGGAGCGCAAAGCTGCTAAAGGTCCTCTCAAACTGGGCGCACGCAAGCTGGACTGA